One window of Equus asinus isolate D_3611 breed Donkey chromosome 7, EquAss-T2T_v2, whole genome shotgun sequence genomic DNA carries:
- the UBR7 gene encoding putative E3 ubiquitin-protein ligase UBR7: MAGAEGHAGRQSELEPVVSLVDVLEEDEELENEACAVLGGSDSEKCSYSQGSVKRQALYACSTCTPEGEEPAGICLACSYECHGSHKLFELYTKRNFRCDCGNSKFKNLECKLFPDKAKINSGNKYNDNFFGLYCICKRPYPDPEDEIPDEMIQCVVCEDWFHGRHLGAIPPESGDFQEMVCQACMKRCSFLWAYAAQLAVTKVSAEDDGLVLNVDGIGDQEVIKPENGDHQDSTLKEDIPEHGKDAVKEVKAEQTSEPCTSSSSASDPQTVFKNQHLNTESQSGCKLQDLKAKQFVKKDTATYWPLNWRSKLCTCPDCMKMYGDLDVLFLTDEYDTVLAYENKGKVDQAADRRDPLMDTLNSMNRVQQVELICEYNDLKSELKDYLKRFADEGTVVKREDIQQFFEEFQSKKRRRVDGMQYYCS; the protein is encoded by the exons ATGGCCGGAGCGGAGGGCCACGCTGGGCGGCAGTCGGAGCTGGAGCCCGTGGTATCGTTGGTCGACGTGCTTGAGGAGGACGAGGAGCTGGAGAACGAGGCGTGCGCCGTGCTGGGCGGCAGCGACTCCGAGAAGTGCTCCTACTCGCAG GGCTCAGTAAAGAGACAAGCACTATATGCCTGTAGTACTTGcactccagagggagaagaaccAGCAGGAATTTGCCTAGCCTGCAGTTATGAATGTCATGGGAGTCATAAACTGTTTGAACTATACACAAAAAG aaattttcgttgtgattgtggaAACAGCAAGTTTAAAAATTTGGAATGCAAACTATTTCCT GACAAAGCAAAGATAAATTCTGGCAATAAGTACAATGACAACTTTTTTGGATTGTACTGCATTTGCAAGAGACCTTATCCTGATCCTGAAGATGAG ATTCCAGATGAGATGATCCAGTGTGTAGTCTGTGAAGACTGGTTCCATGGAAGG CATCTTGGTGCCATTCCCCCCGAGAGTGGGGATTTCCAAGAGATGGTGTGCCAGGCTTGTATGAAACGCTGCTCTTTCTTGTGGGCTTATGCTGCACAACTGGCAG TAACTAAAGTATCTGCTGAGGATGATGGGTTGGTGCTGAATGTTGATGGAATTGGTGATCAGGAAGTTATCAAACCTGAAAATGGAGATCATCAAGATAGTACCCTCAAAGAGGATATTCCGGAGCATGGAAAGGATGCTgtcaaagaagtgaaagcagagcAGACTAGCGAACCGTGTACCAGCTCTAGTTCTGCATCTGATCCCCAG acGGTGTTTAAGAATCAGCATCTCAACACAGAATCACAGTCTGGCTGCAAACTTCAGGACCTTAAAGCTAAGCAGTTTGTGAAGAAAGACACTGCCACCTATTGGCCCCTGAACTGGCGTAGCAAGTTATGTACCTGCCCAGACTGTATG aaaatgtatggCGATCTGGATGTCCTGTTCCTGACAGATGAATATGACACAGTTCTGGCTTATGAGAACAAGGGCAAGGTTGACCAGGCGGCTGACAGGAGGGACCCTTTGATGGACACGCTTAACAGCATGAACAGAGTCCAGCAAGTGGAGCTGATTTGTG aaTATAATGACTTGAAGTCTGAACTTAAAGACTATCTCAAGAGATTTGCTGATGAAGGCACG GTTGTTAAGAGAGAGGACATCCAGCAGTTCTTTGAAGAATTTCAGtccaagaagagaagaagagtgGACGGCATGCAGTATTACTGCAGCTAG
- the GON7 gene encoding EKC/KEOPS complex subunit GON7 yields the protein MELSGEYVGQDGQRQQLRVPCEAPGDAEPFQGLLSGVAQMRELVAELFGPLVQREAQDRVAAAPDEALDGDNEDDAEDENNIDNRTNSDGPSAKRPKPPS from the exons ATGGAGCTGTCGGGCGAGTATGTCGGGCAGGACGGGCAGCGGCAGCAGCTGCGGGTGCCCTGTGAGGCGCCTGGCGACGCGGAGCCTTTCCAGGGCCTGTTGTCGGGAGTGGCTCAGATGAGGGAGCTGGTGGCCGAGCTCTTCGGCCCCCTGGTACAGCGAGAGGCGCAGGACAGGGTGGCGGCGGCTCCGGACGAGGCCTTGGACG gtgatAATGAAGATGATGCAGAAGATGAAAATAACATTGATAACAGAACTAACTCAGATGGACCATCTGCCAAACGGCCAAAACCACCATCTTAA